TTCATGGAAGTCGAAACTCCCATGATGCAGTCCATCCCCGGTGGTGCAACTGCAAAGCCTTTTGAAACCTACCACAATGCACTCGACATGCAGCTCTTTATGCGTATCGCTCCTGAGCTGTACCTCAAGCGCCTTTTGGTTGGCGGTTTTGAAAAGGTTTTCGAAATCAACCGTAACTTCCGTAATGAAGGCATCGATACCCAGCACAATCCTGAATTCACCATGTGCGAGTTCTACTGGGCCTACGCCAACTTTCATGATCTCATGGACTTTACGGAGCAGCTCTTTGCGCACATCGCAATGGAAGCCTGCGGCACCACCAAGGTGACGTATCAGGATCAGATCATCGATCTGACTCCCGGCACCTGGAAGCGTGTTGATTTCTACAGCTCTCTCGAAGAAATCGGTGGCATCCCCAAGGATGTGTACACGGATTACGACAAGGCTGTTGCCCTCGTGAAAAAAGAGGGTGAAAAAGTTATTGATGATGAAAAGCTGGGCAAAATTCAGGCAAAGCTTTTCGATATTTTTGTTGAGCCAAAACTCATCCAGCCTCACTTCATTTATGGCTACCCAACGGAAATTTCTCCGCTGTCCCGCCGTAATGATGAAGACCCGACCGTCACGGACCGCTATGAGCTGTTCATGACTGGTTGTGAGCTGGCGAATGCGTTCTCCGAGCTGAACGACCCTGTCGACCAGCGTGGCCGCTTTGAAGAGCAGGTCAAGGAAAAGGACGCAGGCGATGAAGAGGCTCACTGCATGGACGACGACTACGTGCGTGCCCTTGAGTACGGTATGCCTCCGGCAGCTGGTCAGGGTGTTGGCATTGACCGTTTGGCAATGCTGCTCACTGATTCTCCGAGCATTCGCGAAGTCATCCTCTTCCCGCTTCTGCGTCGCGAGGTGAATGCCGGCTCATGAGTTTTGAATCATTTGTCGCCCTTAGATACCTGATTGCCCGTCGTGGTCAGGCCTTCATTTCAGTCATCTCCGTGATCTCCATCCTTGGAGTCGCGCTTGGCGTGGCTGCTTTGATTGTCGTCCTCGGGGTGATGAATGGCATGAGTACTGATATGCGGGATAAAATCCTTGGTGTGAATGCACACCTCGTGATTGCCAGCGTGGATGCAAAAATCCACAACCCCGCAGCGATCAGTGAAAAGGCTTCAGAAGTTCAGGGCGTCACTGGTGTGACGCCCTTTGTTTACTATGAAGCCATGCTGAGCACCCGGCACGGCGTTAAGGGCGTTGCCTTGCGGGGCATTGATCCGACAACGGCCTCCTCTGTGCTCAGCCTGTCCCGTGACATCTTTGAAGGAAAGCTGTCTGATCTGAACGTCCAGTCTGGCCCGCCCGGTATTATTCTCGGTTCTGAGCTTGCTGGACGTCTTGGCGTCAGAAAGGGCGCTCTGGTCAATCTGCTTTCTCCTGCGGGCAAGCGAACTGCTGCCGGATTCGTTCCGACAGTCAAAATATTCAGGGTTGTCGGTGTGTTCAAAACCGGCATGTTTGAGTATGATTCCTCGCTGGCCTACACAAGCCTGCCTGCGGCACGCGCGCTGATGAATCTGGAAGATGATGTCGTTAGCGGTTTTGAACTTCGGGTCGACGATGTTGACCGGGCTTCGGAAATTGGAAAAGAAGTGAATACCGCCATTGGTGGTTTTCCGTTCTACACGCGTTCGTGGCAGGAGATGAATGCTAATCTTTTTGCAGCACTCAAGCTGGAAAAAGTCGGCATGTCAGTTATTTTGATTATGATTGTCCTTGTTGGCTCCTTCTCTATCGTGACCACGCTGGTCATGCTGGTGATGGAAAAGACACGGGACATTGCCATTTTGATGTCTATGGGAGCAACGCGAAAAAGCATTCGCAGAATTTTCATGCTTCAGGGTATGATTATTGGTTTTGCGGGGACGGTCCTTGGCTATGCCCTTGGGCTTGGCCTGTGCTTTTTGCTCCAGCGTTACCAGTTCATTGAGCTTCCCAAGGGGATCTATTCAATGGACCATTTGCCCGTGCTTCTGGACTGGGTGGATATGACGCTTATAGGCATTTCGGCTATGGTGCTGTGCTTTGTGGCAACACTTTATCCCGCACGGCAGGCCGCACGGCTTCTGCCAGCAGAAGCGCTACGTTATGAATAAATTCCCGTTGTATGAATTGCGGGCAGTTGATAAAGACTTTGTTGGTCCCGGCGAGCAGGTCTCTGTGCTGCGGCAGCTGACTCTTTCGATTCAGGCTGGCGAGAGCATAGCGATTGTTGGTTCTTCCGGGTCTGGCAAGTCGACGCTTCTGCATCTGCTCGGGACGCTCGAATCGCCGAGCGCTGGGGAGATTTTCTTTGAGGGGCAAAACCTGACGAAGCTGGATGAGGCTGGCAAGGCCGCATTCCGTAATCGTGAGCTGGGTTTTGTTTTTCAGTTTCATCATCTGTTGCCAGAATTTTCTGCTTTGGAAAATGTTGCCATGCCGGGAATCATTTCTGGCATGAAACGCCACGACGCGCTGGAACATGCGCGTGAGGTTTTGGCACAGGTTGGGCTTGAAGCTGGGCATAACCGGCGGGTCAGTACCCTGTCTGGTGGCGAGCGGCAGCGGGCAGCTATTGCTCGTGCGCTGTTTTTGAAGCCAAAGGTACTGCTTGCTGATGAGCCGACAGGAAGTCTGGATGAGCAGAATGGAGACCGCATTGGTGACTTGCTTATAGAACTGAACTGCGACCTCGGAATGACCGTTGTCGTTGTGACGCACAATGACGTGCTTGCTCGGAAAATGAACAGACGGTTAGAACTTCGCTCTGGAGAACTTTATGAACAAGCTGATTGAGCGGGCTGTGCTTGCCTGTGCATGTCTGTTGATGCTGACGTGTGTGATCGGTGTGGGGAGGGCATGCGCTCAGGACGCTGGCGCTGTCGGAACACAAAAGATTCTTGTGCTTCCCTTTGATGTACGGGCCGATCAGGACCTTTCCTATCTGAAAGACAGTCTGCCCCAGCTTTTGAACGACAGGCTGAAATCACTCGGGTTTGAGGCAATTTCCTCGGACAAGATGCGTTCGCTTATCGACAGAAACAATGTCGAATACCTGGATGTTCAGACGGCTCGTGACCTCTCGCTGCTGGCGGGAGCAAACTACGCAGTCTATGGCAGCTTTAACCAACTCGGCGAGACACTGAGTCTCGATGTTCGGCTGGTTGAGGCCTTTGGTCTGAAACCACCCCGTCCGCTTTTTGTGGTCAAGGAAGGCATTATCAATCTTTCCAGCGCCATCGACGAGCTTGGTGACAAGATCAAGGTTGAGCTGATGCGCCGCGAGGCCATTGCGGACATTCGGGTCGAGGGAAACAAATTTTTGGAAAAAGATGTGGTGCTGATGCGCCTCCGCTCCCGCAAGGGAGACATCTATGACCCCAAGGCGCTGAACGAAGACGTGAAGCGCGTCTATGGTCTTGGATACTTCAAAGACGTTCGGGTCGACATGGACGAGTCCTCTGATGGCGTTGTCCTGACCTTTACCGTTGAAGAGCGTCCCCGTATTCAGGCCATTAGCGTTCTCGGCACAGAGGAACTCGATGCCGATGACGTGCAGGAGCTGATGTCCACCAAGATTGGCGCAGTTCTGAACCCCAAGATGCTTTCTGACGATCTCGGTAAGATCAAGGAAGAGTATCGCAAGAAAGGCTTTTATAATGCCAAGGTGTCGTACAATCTTGATGAGACTGGCCCACAGGCCCGCCTGAACATCACGGTTGACGAAGGCAACAAGCTGTACATTGAGAAAATCGCTATTGAGGGTGCTGAGCAGATCAGCGAAAGCGAGCTGAAAAGCGAGCTGGCCCTTGACGAGCGTGGTATCTTCTCATGGATTACAGGCACAGGTGTTCTGAAAGAGGACCTGCTGACCCGTGACTCTGCAGCAATTGAAGCCTACTACGGCAACCACGGCTTTATCGACGTCAAGGTCGGTCAGCCTGATGTCCGTTTTGAAGATGATGGCATTTACATCACCTTTAAGGTGGAAGAGGGCACCCGCTACAAGGTCGGCGAAGTCACCTATGATGGCGACATTCTTGATTCTGTTGACAAGCTCAAGAAGATCACCAAACTTGATGATGATTCTGCCGAAGGCGAGTACTTTAACCGCTCTGTGCTTCACAAAGATTCACAGCGCCTGACCGAGTACTATTCCAATTATGGATACGCCTACGCCGAAGCTGATTACAGCCTGAATCCTGACAAGGAGAAAGGGCTGGTTGGCGTTGCCTTCCACATGAAGAAGCGTGAAAAGATTTACATCCGCCACGTCAGCATTGAAGGCAACTCCAAGACCCGAGACAACGTTATCCGTCGTGAACTGCGACTGGCTGACGGTGATCTCTACAGTGGCTATCGCCTGCGCCGTTCCGGTCAGCGCCTTGGCTATCTGGACTACTTTGACAATGCGGACATTCAGCCTGTACCTAGCGGTGAGCCGGGTCTTATGGACCTGAAGGTCAAGGTCAAGGAAAAGAACACGGGCCGTCTCTCTGCTGGCGTTGGTTACTCCAGTGCAGACGGTGGCTTCCTGACGGGTTCCATTGAAGAGCGAAATCTCTTTGGTAAGGGCTATTACACTGGCTTTACCGGAACCATCGGCGGCTCTGATTCGCAGTACAAGATCAGCTTCACCAACCCGCATGTCTACGATTCTCCGTGGTCTGCTGGTGGTGACCTGTACCTGACCCGCGTGGACTGGGACGACTATGATCGTGACACCACTGGTGGCCGGGTTCGTGTTGGCTATCCTCTGGGCGAGTACACCACCTTTGTGTGGAACTATCGCCTTGAGCATTATGAAGTGTCCGACGTGTCTGACGACGCTGCAACCCAGATCAAAGAGGTTGAGGGCAAGCACTGGCTCAGCTCCACAACCGTTGGTCTGAAACGCCGCACCACAGACAAGCGTTTTGACCCCTCTCGTGGCTCTACCTCCAGCCTTTCTGTTGAATACGCTGGTGGCGTGCTGCTGGGTGATGACGAGTTTATTAAAGTTGTGGCCGACCACAGTCAGTATTATCCGCTGTGGTGGGGAACAACCTTCCATATTCACGGTCGTGCTGGTTACGCCTTTGAGAACGGCAGCGATGAGATTCCGGTCTTTGAGCGCTTCTATCTGGGTGGCATCAACTCGGTCCGTGGTTACAAGTCCCGCCGCATTTCCCCGGTTGACCCGGCAACAGGCGACCGCATCGGTGGTGACAAAATGGCTTTCGTGAACGTGGAATACATCTTCCCGCTCATGGAAGAGCTTGGTTTGAAGGGCGTTGTGTTCTTTGACGCTGGTGAGGTCTGGGACGATGACGAGTCCATGGATCTTGACTGGAAGAAGAGTATTGGTGGCGGTATCCGCTGGTACTCGGCTTTTGGTCCCCTGCGTCTCGAGTACGGCTATGCACTTGACGAGGTCCCGGATCAGGGCGGCAAGGGCAAGCTGGAGTTCTCAATGGGCCAGTTCTTCTAGACAAAATCGTGCATATCCGCCCCGCGCTGCCTGTGATATAAGGAAACGCGGGGCGGCTTTTTGGTCTTTTTTTGCACAAAACATTTCTCCCACAAGGAGTGAGACATGCGTAAAATTTTGCTGACAGTGATGATGGTGCTTCTGATGGCTCCTGCTGCATATGCAGCTCAGGGCAAGATCGGTATCGTGAACATGCCGAAGATCATCAAAACTTGTGAACCCGGTCAGAAAGCTCTCAAGAGCCTTCAGAGCAAGTTCAAGGGCGTTAAGGCTGACATCGACAAGAAGAAAGCCGCTCTCGACAAGATGCAGAAAGAAATGCAGAAGCAGAGCCTCGTGCTTTCTCAGGAAGCCAAGATGGACAAGGAAATGGAATTCAAGCGTAAAGTGCGTGATTTTCAGGACACCCTTGGCAACTACCAGCGCAAGGCCCGTGTGGAAGAGCAGCGCCTGTCTGAGCCTGTTGTAAAGCTCATCATGCAGACCATTCAGAAGTACGGAAAGTCCCACGGCTACTCCATGATTCTTGACGGTCAGGCTGCTGGTGTCATGTACATCGACAAAGGCGTCGACGTGACCAACACCATCATTGTTGAAGTGAACAAGGCTTCCCGCAAGAAGTAGAAGAGAAAAAGACATGCAGATCAGACTTTCTGAGCTTGCAGAAAATATGGGCCTGACCCTGAGAGGTGAGGATTGCCTCATCTCTGGGGTCGGGACCCTTGAATCTGCTGGGCCTGACGACATTACTTTTCTGGCGGACCCGAAGTACGCTCATCTGCTGGAAGCAACACAGGCCGCCGCTGTTGTTGTTTCTGAAGCTCATGCTGGCGATGTAGAGCGTGCGCTTGTGAGTGCAAGTCCCTACATGGACTTTGCCCGCATCCTGATGATGTTCAACCCGAAGCAGGGCTGCCTTGAAGGGCAGGGCGTGAGCGATCAGGCCTATGTCCATCCTTCGGTAGAACTTGGTGAAGGTGTTGACGTGTATCCCTTTGCGTTTATTGCTGATGGCGCAAAAATTGGTGCACGAACAAAAATTTTTCCGGGTGCCTACGTGGGAGAAGGTTGTGTCATCGGTGACGATTGCACCCTGTATCCCCGTTGTACCCTGATGGCTGGCACCACGCTTGGCGACCGGGTGATGATTCATCCCGGCGCAGTGCTTGGCGCTGACGGATTTGGCTACATCCCCACTGACGAGGGCCGAGTCAAGATTCCTCAGGTTGGCCGCGTTGTCCTCGAAGATGATGTCGAGATCGGCGCAAACACCACCATTGACCGGGCCATGATTGACCGGACTTTGGTTCGCACTGGCACCAAGATTGATAATCAGGTGCAGATTGCTCATAACTGCACCATCGGCGAGCACAGCACCATTGTGTCGCAGGTGGGCATTGCGGGCAGCACCACGGTTGGCAAGAACGTCATTATGGCTGGCAAGGCTGGTATCGCAGACCACATCACTATTGGTGACAACGTCATTGTTGGTCCCAAGTGTGGCGTTGCTCGCGATATTCCTGCGGGCAAGAAGATGGGTGGTCACCCGGCTGTTGATTACGGTATTTACATGCGCTCACTGACTCTGGCTCCCAAGATGCCAGACCTGTTTAAGCGCGTTCGCAAGCTTGAGAAGCAACTGGCCGCACTTGAGTCTGGCGGTCAGGGAGAAAATAATGAGTAAGGAAGAAATCAAGTCTCTTGATATTCAGGATATCATGAAGCTGTTGCCCCACAGGTACCCATTCCTGCTGGTGGACCGTGTGACCGAGATTGTGCCCAATGAGAAGATTGTTGCGTACAAGAACCTGACCTTTAATGAGCCATTTTTTCAGGGACATTTCCCTGATTTTCCTGTGATGCCTGGTGTGCTGATCTGTGAAGCAATGGCTCAGGCTGGTGGCGTGCTGTTCCACTATTCCCAGAAGACTGACAGCGATAGCCTGTTTATGTTTGCTGGTCTGGACAAGGTGCGTTTCCGCCGTCCGGTTCGTCCCGGTGATCGTCTGGACCTCGTGGTTGGCGATGTTCGCGTGCGTCGCACCATCCTGAAAATGAAAGCACAGGCGCTGGTCGATGGCGAGCTGGCCTGTGAAGCTGAAATGACTGCTGCTTTGGTCAACAAGAAGGATATCTAGCATGTCGACACAGATTCATCCTTCTGCGGTTGTTGATCCTTCCGCACAGCTTGGCAAGAATGTTACTGTTGGTCCTTACGCCATTATTGAGGCGGATACTGTGATCGGTGATGGCACCACCATTGATGCTTTTGCCCAGATCAAGCAGTACACCACAATGGGCGCCGAGAACCACATTCACTCTCATGCCCTGATTGGTGGCGATCCGCAGGATATCAAGTTCGGTGGCGAAAAGACCACTCTGGTGCTTGGCGATCGCAATATTATTCGTGAATTTACCACCATCCACCGTGGTACCCCTGAGGGGCGTGGCGAAACCAATATTGGTTCTGAGTGCATGATTATGGCGTATGCCCATGTTGCGCACGACTGCCACCTCTCTGACAATGTCATTCTGACCAACTGCGTTATGCTGGCTGGTCATGTGGATCTTGGCGTGCATGCTGTTGTTGGCGGCATGTGTGGCGTGCACCAGTTTTGCCGTATTGGCGATTATGCCTTTATCGCAGGTATGACCGGTGTGCCGAATGATGTCCCGCCATTCTGTATGGCTGCTGGTACCCGTGGCTCTCTGCGTGGTCTTAACAGCATTGGTCTTCGCCGCTCCGGCATGACCAGTGAGACCATTCGGGCCATCAAGCATGCGTACATGACGATTTTCCGCTCTGGCTATACCCGGAGTGAGGCGCTGGAAGTCATGAAGGGCGAAGAGAACAAGATTAAGGAAGTGGAATACTTCCTCGACTTTATCTCGAATAGCGAACGTGGTTGCCTCAACGACGTTTCCAAGAACTCCAAGCACGTGGACTAGGCTGAGCATGCAGATTGAGACCATTGGCATCATCGCTGGCGGCGGGCAGTTTCCGTTTCTGGTTGCTCAGGGTGCACACCGTCGCGGCCTCAAGGTCGTGGCTGTGGGCTTTTCTGACCACACAGACATGGAGCTTGCCAAAGAGACGGACGATTTTATTGAACTGCACATTGGCCAGCTCAATAAGCTGATTCGTTTTTTCAAGCGCCACGGCGTGAGCCGAATTGTTCTTGCCGGAGCGATTAACAAGCCCCGGGCACTGCACTTTAAGCCAGACCTGCGGGCTATGAAGCTGCTTTTTAAGCTGCGTTCAAAGGGCGATGATGCGATTTTGACCACTGTGGCCAAAGAGCTTGAGTCCGAAGGCTTGCAGGTTGCTTCTGCGCTGACCATTGTCCCAGATATTGGAACTCCTGCCGGAGTCATTACCCGAGGCAAACCCAATGCTCAGGAATGGGCAGACTTGCGCTATGGCTGGCCAAAAGCCAAGGCCATTGGCTCAATGGATATTGGACAGTCTCTGGTGGTGAAAAACGGAATGGTCGTTGCCGTGGAAGGTCCAGAAGGAACCGACGCCACGCTTCGCCGTTCAGGTGAGCTGGCAGGTCCGGGCTGTGTTTTGGTCAAAGTCTATAAGCCGGGGCAGGACAACCGAATGGATTTGCCTGCGGCCGGACTCCAGACTGTGCAGACCATGATTGAAACCGGGGCGAGCTGCCTTGGCATTGAGGCTGGAAACAGTCTGTTTTTTGATGCTGAGGAGGCGATTGCTCTGGCGGATAAGCACGGTATCCATATTGTTGGCCTGACCGCCGAGGAGATGGAGCAGGAATAGCCCTGTGGAGTGAGAAGAAAAAAGTGAGCCGGGATATGGAGTTTGTCCATGTCCCGGCTTTTTTGCGGAGAAAAATTCTAGGCGTAGGTCTTTCCGGCAATGCTCAGGGCGTGGAGCGGAAGGATGGTGCCTTGCTTGGCGCCGATTTTTTGGGCGTTGTCGTAGGCAAGAAAGGCGTCATAGTGCACGCCGGGGCACACCACGTGGCCGTTTTTGGGGAAGTTCTTTTCGTTGGAACAGAATCCGGGAAGGATGACAGGACCGGATGCCGTGCTTATAGTCATGGTTTGCATGCCGGGAGTGTGTCCCGGTGTGAGTTCACCGATAATTCCGGGAAGAATTTCTACGGTTCCCTCAATGGTCGTAAAGTCGATTTTTTCGATGAAAAATGTGTCGTAGCGGTGGTCGAGAGGGTGGGGATTTTTGCAGAATTCCAGCTCTTTTTTCTGCACGTAATGCGTGGCCTTGGTAAACAGTTCGTTGTTGCCGCAGTGGTCATCGTGCAGGTGCGTGTTAATCACCACAGAGATGTCGTGTGTGGCAAGGCCATAGTCTTCGAGACAGTCACTGATGGGCTGTGCGGTCAGACCTGTTTCTTCTGTAAATTTTTGTGGCACAAAGACTTCGTCTTCGTTGAGACCCGTATCAATAAGGATGTTCTGGCCGTTTCCCTGCACGAGAAAAGCGTAGATGGGCAACCAGATCGGCTTCCCATAGCCTTGCTGATAGGTCATGATCCCCTGATCGGGGTTGCGGACACCGGTAAGAAGTGGGATGACGGAATAGTGCATAGCCTAAACCCCGTTTTCTTTGTGGTGATGGGGAGTTCTGGTCTTTCTGGAACACGGGCTGCGCAGGCTGCGAACAGACGCTGGGTGCGTCGACATGCCCGGTGAACTCCCTCAAGTTTGCTGCATAAAAGAATATGACAGCCCGGACGCACGTCAAGAGTTTGCGCAGTGCTTTTGAAAATTCGGCACCAGAACAGAGCATTTGAAGTTCGCGTGGAACTGTTTTATAGAGGCACGTTGCGCGGTTCATCAACTCACACAGGAAGGCTATATGGGCCACATACTCGGATTGAAATTTAGCGACTACAGCCAGGTGTATTACTTTGAATCTGGCGCGTTTGTCGTGAACGTCAATGATTACGTCATCGTGAAAACAGACCAGGGCATGGGCCTTGGGTCTGTTGTTGTTGTGCCTGACACCCTGCCTGAGGAATTTGCTGAAGAAGAACTGAAACCTATTTTTCGGGTTGCAACTGAACACGATCTGAAAACAGCTGAAGAGAATTCCAAGCTTTCCCGCCAGGCATTGAAGTTCTGCAAGGAACGGGTCCGGGAACGCAAGCTGGAAATGAAACTTGTCGATGTCGAAGTTTTCTTCGACAGGGGCAAGATTATATTTTATTTCACCGCACCCGGGCGGGTTGATTTCCGGGAACTGGTCAAGGACCTTGTCCGGGCCTACAAAACGCGGATTGAGCTGCGTCAGATTGGTGTCCGACACGAGACCCAGATGATCGGCGCTGTTGGCAACTGCGGGCAGGTCGCCTGCTGCCGCCGCTTTATGCGAAAATTTGCTCCAGTCACCATTAAGATGGCCAAGGAACAGAACCTGTTCCTGAATCCAACGAAGATTTCGGGGATTTGTGGTCGTCTTTTGTGTTGCCTGAGTTTTGAAGAAAAGAATTATGAAGAATTTTATCGGAAGTGCCCAAAGATTGGAAAACGAATGGACACGGATGATGGAATTTTGAAAGTGCTCCGGGCCAATTTCTTCCGAGGCAGCATTGCTGTTCTCTCGGAGTTTGGCGAAGAGCGGGAATTGACGCTGGAGGAGTGGGAAGCCCTGAACCCCCGGCGCATTGATCCGCTGGAGTTGCAGCGTCGGTTGCAGGAAGCTCAGGCCCAGATGCGGTCGCATCGCGGGCGTGGTCCCCAGCATCGACCCGCTCCAAAACGGGCACCAAAGGCTCCGGAAGCCAAGGCTGAAAAGCCCGAAAGCTCTGAGCCAGAGCACGAACAGCCTGCTCCTGAAAAGCGACAGGCAGACGTGCAGGGCACTGATGCTCCCCAAAAAACTCGTCCCAGTAAAAAACGTCGCAGTGGGGGACGAGGCCGGGGAGGCTCTTCGCGCGGCGGAGAGCAGCAGGGAGAAGCGCGCCCTGATGCCCAGAAGAAATTTAAACCCCGAAAAAAGGCTCGCCGCCGTCCCAAGCCAAAGGGACCAAAGGCCGAGTAGCTGAGTGATTGAGGAGGAATCCAAGTTGAGCCAGTTTTACATCACAACTCCCATTTACTACGTCAACGCAAAGCCCCATCTGGGGCACGCATATTCCACAATTGTGGCAGACAGCGTCGCGCGTTTTCACCGGGTAATGGGTGATGAAACGTACTTCCTGACCGGAACTGACGAGCACGGCGATAAAATTGCTCAGGCTGCTGAGGCCGCAGGCCAGACCCCCAAGGAATTCGTTGACCAGATCAGTGGAATTTTCCAGAAGCTCTGGCCAAAGCTGAATATTTCCAATTCAGACTTTATTCGTACCACCCAGGATCGCCACATTAAAACCGTGCAGCGAGTCTTGCAGCAGGTGTATGACAACGGTGACATTTACAAGAGTGAATACGAAGGCCTGTACTGTTATGGCTGCGAGCAGTTCCTGACAGAAAAGGATCTCGTTGACGGCAAGTGCCCAGATCATGACAAGGCACCGACTGTCATCAAGGAAACCAACTACTTTTTCCGCATGTCCAAGTATCAGGACTGGCTGAAGCAGTACATTCTGGATCACCCGGATTTCATCCGTCCAGAGCGTTACCGCAACGAAGTGCTGTCCATGCTGGATATGGGCGTGCTGGATGACCTGTGTATCTCTCGTCCCAAGACGCGCCTGTCCTGGGGCATTGAGCTGCCTTTTGATACGGATTACGTCACCTATGTATGGTTTGATGCCCTGCTGAACTACCTGACGGCGATTGACGCTCCAGAGGGTGAGAAGTTCGGCAAATTCTGGCCTCACGCCAACCATCTGGTTGCCAAAGACATTCTGAAACCTCATGCGATTTTCTGGCCCACCATGCTCAAGGCTGCTGGTCTGGAACCGTATGAGCACCTGAATGTGCACGGCTACTGGCTGGTCAAGGACACCAAGATGTCCAAGTCCATTGGTAACGTTGTGGACCCACTGTCTATGGTCGATACCTACGGCGTGGACCCCTTCCGGTATTTCCTGATGCGCGAAATGCGCTTTGGTCGTGACGCTTCTTTTTCCGAAGACGCACTGGTTGGCCGCCTGAACGCAGACCTTGCCAATGACCTTGGCAACCTGTTCTCCCGCGTGCTGTCCATGACGCAGAAATACTTCGGTGGCGTTGTGCCGGACCCGTCCCGCAAGCATCAGGCAGAAGATCTCGAGATTCTGAGTCTCGCAACCCGTTCCTTCACAACGTTCCAGGAGCATTTCGGCAAGTTTGAGTTTGGCGAAGCCCTCGAAGGTCTGTGGGAGCTGGTGCGTGGCCTGAACAAATACGTGGACAGCACCCAGCCCTGGGCGCTGGCTAAGGCAGAAGACACCGAACGTCTTGG
This genomic stretch from Desulfobaculum bizertense DSM 18034 harbors:
- the lpxA gene encoding acyl-ACP--UDP-N-acetylglucosamine O-acyltransferase — translated: MSTQIHPSAVVDPSAQLGKNVTVGPYAIIEADTVIGDGTTIDAFAQIKQYTTMGAENHIHSHALIGGDPQDIKFGGEKTTLVLGDRNIIREFTTIHRGTPEGRGETNIGSECMIMAYAHVAHDCHLSDNVILTNCVMLAGHVDLGVHAVVGGMCGVHQFCRIGDYAFIAGMTGVPNDVPPFCMAAGTRGSLRGLNSIGLRRSGMTSETIRAIKHAYMTIFRSGYTRSEALEVMKGEENKIKEVEYFLDFISNSERGCLNDVSKNSKHVD
- the metG gene encoding methionine--tRNA ligase, with the translated sequence MSQFYITTPIYYVNAKPHLGHAYSTIVADSVARFHRVMGDETYFLTGTDEHGDKIAQAAEAAGQTPKEFVDQISGIFQKLWPKLNISNSDFIRTTQDRHIKTVQRVLQQVYDNGDIYKSEYEGLYCYGCEQFLTEKDLVDGKCPDHDKAPTVIKETNYFFRMSKYQDWLKQYILDHPDFIRPERYRNEVLSMLDMGVLDDLCISRPKTRLSWGIELPFDTDYVTYVWFDALLNYLTAIDAPEGEKFGKFWPHANHLVAKDILKPHAIFWPTMLKAAGLEPYEHLNVHGYWLVKDTKMSKSIGNVVDPLSMVDTYGVDPFRYFLMREMRFGRDASFSEDALVGRLNADLANDLGNLFSRVLSMTQKYFGGVVPDPSRKHQAEDLEILSLATRSFTTFQEHFGKFEFGEALEGLWELVRGLNKYVDSTQPWALAKAEDTERLGNVMYVMLMLMRKVALHVWPVMPDTAEKMLLQLGQGEFAPESVNLTDEADSFGRLEPGLQLAKASNLFPRVEKKKEEPKAAPKKEKKKETKKAAKAQPAEPGTIEFADFQKVDMRVGTVVSCERHPDADRLLLVKVDLGEEEPRQVVAGLAEFFTPDELMGRQVVVVANLAPRKLRGYTSQGMILAVRKDGGMELLTASGPVKGGSKVS
- a CDS encoding LpxI family protein, with the translated sequence MQIETIGIIAGGGQFPFLVAQGAHRRGLKVVAVGFSDHTDMELAKETDDFIELHIGQLNKLIRFFKRHGVSRIVLAGAINKPRALHFKPDLRAMKLLFKLRSKGDDAILTTVAKELESEGLQVASALTIVPDIGTPAGVITRGKPNAQEWADLRYGWPKAKAIGSMDIGQSLVVKNGMVVAVEGPEGTDATLRRSGELAGPGCVLVKVYKPGQDNRMDLPAAGLQTVQTMIETGASCLGIEAGNSLFFDAEEAIALADKHGIHIVGLTAEEMEQE
- the ricT gene encoding PSP1 domain-containing protein, whose protein sequence is MGHILGLKFSDYSQVYYFESGAFVVNVNDYVIVKTDQGMGLGSVVVVPDTLPEEFAEEELKPIFRVATEHDLKTAEENSKLSRQALKFCKERVRERKLEMKLVDVEVFFDRGKIIFYFTAPGRVDFRELVKDLVRAYKTRIELRQIGVRHETQMIGAVGNCGQVACCRRFMRKFAPVTIKMAKEQNLFLNPTKISGICGRLLCCLSFEEKNYEEFYRKCPKIGKRMDTDDGILKVLRANFFRGSIAVLSEFGEERELTLEEWEALNPRRIDPLELQRRLQEAQAQMRSHRGRGPQHRPAPKRAPKAPEAKAEKPESSEPEHEQPAPEKRQADVQGTDAPQKTRPSKKRRSGGRGRGGSSRGGEQQGEARPDAQKKFKPRKKARRRPKPKGPKAE
- a CDS encoding N-acyl homoserine lactonase family protein, coding for MHYSVIPLLTGVRNPDQGIMTYQQGYGKPIWLPIYAFLVQGNGQNILIDTGLNEDEVFVPQKFTEETGLTAQPISDCLEDYGLATHDISVVINTHLHDDHCGNNELFTKATHYVQKKELEFCKNPHPLDHRYDTFFIEKIDFTTIEGTVEILPGIIGELTPGHTPGMQTMTISTASGPVILPGFCSNEKNFPKNGHVVCPGVHYDAFLAYDNAQKIGAKQGTILPLHALSIAGKTYA